The DNA segment TGATCCCGCTTCTACTAATTCTGCCATTCCACCGGAATATTCACACACTCGCCGCCGGCAAATGGGACCTCCTCGTCCCCAACATGGGCATATCCGCCATGCACATGCAACTTCTCAACACAGATCGAGTCATCATCTTCGACACCACAGATTTCGGAGCTTCAAACATCTCACTCCCAAACGGAAACTGCCGCAATAATTCCAACAACCTCACCCTCAAGACAGACTGCACCGCGCATTCCGTCGAATACGACGTCGCTTCCAACTCCGTCCGCCCCCTCACTCTCATCACCGACCCCTTCTGCTCCTCCGGCGCCGTATCGCCTGACGGGACCCTAGTCCAGGTGGGCGGATTCAACGACGGGGATCACAACGTCAGAATCTACAAACCATGCGGCGGTAATTCTTGTGACTGGCAAGACAACAACGTGAATGCCCTTGTACAGAGAAGATGGTATTCGACCAGCCACATTCTGCCGGACGGTCGGCTGATTATAGTCGGCGGCCGGCGGCAGTTCAGTTACGAATTCTTCCCGAAAAGATCCGGAGCTGATAACGCTTACAGTCTGCCATTTCTGGTGCAGACGAATGTCCCAGTACTCGAGAACAATCTCTACCCCTTTGTTTTTCTCAACACCGACGGTAACTTGTTCCTTTTTGCGAATAATCGAGCTATCTTGTTCGATTATGTCAAAAGGGTGGTGGCGAAAAATTACCCGCAAATCCCAGGTGGAGACCCTAGGAATTACCCTAGTTCAGGTTCTGCAGTTTTGCTTCCATTGAAGAACAGCGCCGGAGCCGAAGTAATGGTGTGTGGAGGTGCACCAACAGGAGCAAATGGTACTTTTATCGGAGCTTTGAATACGTGCGGACGGATCCGAATAAACGATCCGAATCCAAGCTGGACGATGGAGACCATGCCAATGGGTCGGGTCATGGGGGATATGTTGTTACTACCAACCGGCGATGTGTTGATCATCAACGGAGCGGGCTCGGGTACGGCCGGGTGGGGATCCGCTCGGAACCCGGTTCTATCGCCGGTAATCTACCGACCGAACAATCGAGTCGGGTCAAGATTCGAGGTGCATAACCCGAGTTCGAGACCGAGGATGTACCATTCAACAGCAATACTCATTCGAGATGGTAGGGTTCTGGTCAGTGGCAATAATCCCCATGTTTACTACAATTTTGCAACCAATCTTTTTCCCACGGATTTAAGCATAGAAGCGTTTTCTCCTCCGTATTTGGATCCCAAGTTCGCAAATTTGCGCCCCACTATAGTTTCACCTCCTTCACAAGCTAGAATCGGGTACGGACAAAGGATCGATGTCCGGTTCTCGATTCCTCCGGGTCGGCTTAATGGATCTTCTGTCGTGGTGACAATGGTGGCACCATCATTTGTTACTCATTCCTTTTCAATGAATCAAAGACTTTTGATTCTTAGTGGAGGGAATGTAACGGCTGTTGCAAGATCGACTTATCAGATTCCGGTCGTCGCGCCGGGTTCCGGCAATCTTGCACCATCGGGATACTATCTCTTGTTTGTGTGCCATCAGGGCGTTCCTAGCGTGGGTATTTGGGTCCGAATTAGCTGAAAAAACTTCACATAATATTCTTTTCGAGTATAGTACTCCCATGCATGGGATGTTTATTAGTTAGAAATTAGAATAATTTGatcttgaatttaatttattcatcAAATTATATGTTGGAATTAATTTGCAGAAAATAAGGCTTTTGTGATTCCCTTGCActacatgcaaatatatatgTTCTTTTATTCTCAAGTGCTGTTCCTAATTAGTTACAAGTTACAATTTTTTATCATGtaatttatatgttttttttcatttttatatatCACGTTGACAAATTTACGGTGTTTGATACTAATTGACTCGAACATTTTCCGATGAGACCTTCGTTAAGGTGGAGCTATGAGATCAACTGGTCACATattggatttttttaatttatttaggtaaatttaaaagttttttttaatttatttaaatagatttaaaaatttattttgtaattcAATCTGCTCGAGATAAAAATTTATGTCTCGAGTCAACGCTCGTGTATCGTCTATAATGCAGGCAATTACTTAATATCTTTGTGATTTAGATCAAGATTAATGCAATTGtgctctaaaaaaaattaaaaaaattaactcTGAATTTTTTTCTCGTAAACTCTGAAATTTTTTCCAATTTGCCAAACCCAAATGTAATTATATTTTCCCTTCGTACGCAACATGGACTTTCATCTCTATCATTCTCAGTTTATTTTTATCCCCCACTTGAATCATAATCGATGAAAATTTTCAAGTTAATATAATCCCtttattttcttaattaatACAGTCTAAAATCATTTGTGACGCTAGTAGCAAGGTGCACATTTTTAATGCAAAGTCGCATTCTTAATTTAAGGTAAAATCTTTCGCTTCAACTCAAAACGATTATTTTACATGGATTGAATTTGATACTTTTCGATCTTGCAAATCAAGAATATCAATTTATTACAATTCTGCCTTTAATTAATACATAAAataaggatatatatatatatatatatatatatatatatatatatatatcttattatattatatatatctggCAACgcgtaaaattaaataactactGTTCTGCTTAAAGTCGTAGACATGTTATGAAACCAACTTTGAAATTCGATCTGCTCATATTATATTTCGCCTTTTTTCGTGAATCATATTATTCCATTTACACCaagaaaatatttaggagttAAAACAAGATGGCAACTGCATTCTCCGTGAGTATGTGCAGATGCATTTAtacttcttcttttctttttctttttctttttctttttctttttctttttcattttctttctttctttctttctttttcttttttttttttgcccttTTTGGCTATGTACCGAAGATGCATCACTAATGTTAATtagttggtttttttttttattttttaatcgaGGTGAATATTGtcgttttgatatttaaattttaatttataacttTTTTCCCGTAAATTGGGGCTAATTGCATCAACATTCCCTGTTAATAATCAAAAAAGCAAAAAAACACcctatgtaaaattaatagcatgttagaccctgtgttttgaaaattttaacaaaaaaacCCCTATCAGAGGGTATAATTATGTTCGgatttgtataacataggggtaAAATGTGCTACGTTTTAAAACACTGAAGGAtacattagcctattaatatttcttatggagttttatgtcttttagacttttTACAGAGGATATTAATGCAATTAGCCCCCATAAATTGATATAAAGATGAAAAATTCCAGAATGGTTTTGGAAATTCATTAGGAAAAATTAtctttttggtcctgtatgtttgtcattttacgatttcagtcctttatattttcatattttagttttagtttgttatctttatttttttggcaattttagtctctTTTCCGATGTGACGCTGACGTGACACCAAtttagtgctgatgtggagctgacgtgtacagtgtcatGTAAGcatttttcgaataaaaatgatcgaaattgacaaaaatcagaacatgcaggactagaactcaatatgaaaacatagaggactaaaatcgcaaaatgaTAAACATACAAGACCAAATTTCCAGTTTTCCCAATTTAttatgatataaattttgaaaaaaaaatcagagttagtatttttttaatacatacttataaattaaatatgtttaTGTTAATTTTCAGACAGGCTTATACGAATATATACTCGTAAATGAAATTTGaagttatataaatatttattgaatTCATCTGCGAATAACATATATAAGTTGAAATTAACGATGAAATTTGGATTCAATATTAAAATCAGTTTAATttgatcaaataaaaaattataaatatatatactatattattaaactcGAAACTTTTTAATGTCTTCGTCGGTCATTTATTCAATGTCGAATTTATGCCGAAATTATCATAATTTATCATCAAAATgttgatataaaaaaaatctaaatcatataaaaaaatctatataattttttattttaattaattttgaaaatttttatattatttttttatatgtacGGGTCGCGTACCAAGAATATtagcatttattattattactattattatttttcaaaagcctCTTGTTGTGGCAGGGTTTGGCAGACCCCTACCCGTTTATTAAAAACAGAAAAAGCAAAAGAGGGAGATTAGACCAAAACCTTTCAAAATTACAAGaactcgaaaaaaaaaaaaactaaaatcaaaataaatattcgcattacaaagaattaaaatgaaaaattaattcTAATGTAAAGAAGGTCAGATCTATCTAATCTGCATATTCCTTTGAGACGCCCCTTGATATCTTaccatttattatttttgataaaCTATAATAAACCGAAGAGTACTTTTGTTTCTTGTAGTGTATATGTACAGAACGGTACAGTGGTACATATATGTTTGACTtggaataaaattttcaaatctaCCATTTCTCTGCGTATTCAAttatgttttataattttttaattagacttatgattcaaaataaaatatttatacaaacactatgaattaaatatttttactaaTATTCTTAACGACTTTGTTCAAATACAACTATGTCAACGGAAATTCTTTAGCCATATATAACATCGACATCATGTGTCAGACTAcgctattatttttaatttttatatatatttaatctatACTATCGATAAAATGAATTGGCAGGTTGACTTTTCATGTATAGATTGACAGAAACAAATCCACGAGTACAAGCCAACAATTCAGTACCTTACTTATGATTTTTAGGGTTTgagtaaaatttaaaaattatttttttaactttgtaaaaattatttaagagagtttttgaaaactaaatatCTAAAATACTATGGACTTAATTATAAGAAAAACATATAATGTTAAAAAACTTTATAAtttcattaaataataaattaaaatgttACAAATAATCACTTAAATAATACTTTGCTATTTTATCAGCAAAAACATCAATTATTTGACAATATACGAAATTCAAGAGAAAATAAATGCACCGTTTGAAGAAATTTCTCATCATATGCCTAATCATGCCcacgaataaaaaaaatatcgcaaacattcctaaaaaaatcagaaaattagaagaaaaaaaattaaaataacatgTAACTCTATgaaatccaataatcaataaaGAAATAGAGGGGTGAAAGTTTTGAAATCCAAAAGTTGTTCTCCGCTAATTATCATGCGATGTGATTAGAACTTCAGTTTTGGAGAGAAAGATGATTGATGAAGAGGATAAAAATGCGATAATACTATTTTTTGTGGCAAAATCAtgacatttaaaaaaatttacggcacacatatattaataatagtttatgaatttttttgggCCCTCTTTTGGACCCGAGCCTGGGGCGGTGGACTCACTCGCCTCATGCCAGGTTCGGGCCAGCATGCCATACAAAAATATCGAATTATACCGATATTATactgaaattttttcgatatacagacattttttcggtatatcaaatttttttcggtatctatacggtatcaatatggattttttccatgccaaaattttgaaatttcggTATCTGCaccgatatgaatttttttcataccaatatttttgttATGGTATATCGAAAAACCACACCaacatataattaataaatttatttttattaataatagtATATTATTCATCTATATTTGGTATAAAGTTTTCTAGCAAAAAAAACCTTTCTTAAGATTTTAACTCCATTGTAGCAAGTGGTAATCTCATTAATTTGGCGAATACACTGACAAATAAAAGAACATCGTTCTAGAAGTATTTCCTCAATTATTTATTAGGATAGTCAAACGTTAATTGTAGAATAAACTGATAATTTATACGGtttcttttataaaattaaaatgtgTCATATTTGTTATTTATATACCGAACTATTTAATTTTGTGTTTAATTGGATTCATTATTCTTATTCTCTTTTCCACtctttttttctgaaaaaataaaataaaactttatAACCGACCAAAATCGCCTAAAACCGAAGATTAATTTAtctagaaaaatctttcaactAAACTGTAAATGacaattggatttgaattttagcaaaaataaaaacttaaaaaaactgCGCAAACTGCACTGTGATCATTCTCTTTGGCATTGGGCAATGCTTGATTATTATTCTCTCTCGAATTCATTTTCTATTTGTAATCCCTAAAGTAAAATAAAATGAGAGATCAACatcttatttaaaatatttttctcaaaaTTCCTGTTTCTCAGCATaattgttgaattttttttatcaattccAAAAATATTCAATCATTATGTAttgttttaatataaaatatacttgaaatatattatattatacgtTATCCAATTATCATTCACGTACGTCACTAGATAtatttaatgatattttttttgaaatgataattataatttttattagataaaatttaCATTATTTGACACTCACAATTAAACCCGTCTAAGAAAACAAGGGTAGatttcaacctagcatatgggtaatatcccaatgatagatctaatatCACATGATTTGTcatttcaataatatttaattaataatgcatatgtgtaaaaatacgaaccGTTGGATGTATGGTTTGGATATTACCCATATGCTAGGATCTCATCTACTGAAAACAaggtaaatatttttttggtcgATCTattaacttatttaattttggattttggtccattaaGTTTCAAAGTTTAATTTGGGTACATTAACATTTAATTTTCAGCTATTTTGGTCTAATTGCTGACGTGATTTTGGAAAATACTGAtgtaatttcaaaaaatattgacTTGTCAAACTGTCACGTCAGCAATTAGACCAAAATAGCTAGACGAAATTTAAAAGTTAATGTATCAAAACCAATATACTTTGAAAAGTTAATtgaacaaaattaaaaaaaaaatgaacaagTCAATGGACCAAAAACCATTTTCCCTTCATTTTATCAAATAGTTTTTATCGTtcaatatatatcatttttcatAGCATTTCTCCAAAATATATATCCCCATAATAAACTTAATTTCCTACGTTTATTGAAATATATTAAGATACACTTACAAATATCTTACTATATTAATAGAGATCATCTAATTAActaactttcaattaataaaaatatttagataaATTAGTCATTATATATGAATTCCTCTTTTTAAGTCATTAGATGTGATGTTATTTACCAAAATTACACTCATTTTAtgtcttttgtttttttatttatttattgcgtTTTTGTGAATAACTGTTTTCGAAAACGccaaatttttttgtattttttttaaaagctataatttatttttgtttgtgtTTTCGTTAAAAAAAATGGACTGTGACAGCACACAACGCGTACAACACAATACTAGGTAAATATGATTGTATTCCGGAGGTAAAATTCATACGTCCGAGGAAATTAAATGCTTTGGAGGAGCTACAGTCTATATATATGCTCCAAAAACCCCTGAAATTAAATTTCCACAGAAATCTGATGATAGATTTCGTCAGTAGACCACACAGATAaactttatttataattattttatgatcTTCGTTATTATCCTATAAAAATGGTTGATTCTAGTTGGCCGAGAAATTATACATAATTTGAATTGATATAAATCGGGACATTGAATTTGCACCGACAAAAATTGCAGCCTTCTTAGAAAATGATATTTGGGGAACTACATCTGCATTGCAACATGTTCATTTCAATCTCTCCTTTTCTCATGCACAGTACTCATGCATAATTCTAATAATTGAATTTCACATGCCTGCGAGAAATTAAATACGTACGCTAGCTTGCGTAATTGTCTGTCATTTTCCATGACAGAGTGGAACTAAAATAACATCTtcaataaaagtattttttttaaaatgaagcTTATCATATTTGGAAGTATTCGGGGAAATCAAATTTTGTCATTTAACGGGTATATATTTCACTTTTGTACCTGCATTTACCGTTTTAGTTAACTAGcttgtattttttttcacatttagttatatatttttacGCTAGAGTGCTCATGAAATGACCCAAAAACtactattgatttttttttaaaaaaatactatacACTAATTTATTTCATtactttaaattaatatttatatatctatatatcttACTTAAAATAATCATACATAACTTAATATACACTATATAATTATACTACATAAGTATATTACATACAAACAAATACATAAAATCTATTTACTAAATCATGATAAAAAATCTCATGCACAAAAATCTCATAACATAATTAAGTAAATAATATTACTTCAACAAATCCATGCAATTTGAACATAAATACGtaaaatctaaaatccatgcatactCTTAAACTTCGACATATTAATACTTATGTGGAAATAATAGTTCTACTCTCAAACATCAATATCATAAATGAGCTatggtcacgggtactagcTGTCTGAATGCTCAAACGCCCTCGCCGTCAGTCGGGACCACATTCTCTTCATTATtctcatgctcacctgcaccatttaaatctagtgagcctagaggctcaacacgttctatcctcatataacaacatgaaaccacacacaaacacacatcatataaaatacgtgaatatacttatacgtgcatgatcttaaaattatatgcatataaacatgaaataaataattatacttATTTATCATCATGTtataacatatatcatcatacttaataaatctcataaaatgacTTATCATGATTTTTTAGTtttcaacaggtcgtatccatgtcagtggcctcatactaagcgattgatcaatcttaaaccaacgtacgcggcggtggggtttccacctctgtgctgccacttcaccagccctctcagctggatccataagctcatcatacataaacattatcaggaaggtcaccgggcccataTATCCCggctccaaccacatcactttccaccttcacttcaacttccataaaaatatttcataacatgctcttaaacttatcatgaaaattcttaatgatgcatgaacttaaaaattctcacttatttttttattttcatgaaaatttgcccgtaaatatatatttaatttattttcttaaaaatcatacttatatatctaataaaaatgcatgcatgaattaaatatatatttatttttctaagaacttgttcgagctgctgaccacttgacTTAGACTCAGAAATTCATAGACTGGCTcaaaacccaaaagcccaacctgacctggcccattaaaTTCCATGGCCCCCAGGCCCATGGAAAACTAGTGGGCtcacataaaacataatttaggtcaattaactaattaacttaaaattgaattaataaaattattaactaaccgtTAACTTATAAATTAGACCGCTAAAATTAATCAACCCGacacaacttggcccaataattctcatggatcacacggcccatgacaaattagtgggatcacctcaataattattaaagcccattaaattagtccaattaattaattaatcaagcccaaacccattaattattaaattaatctttatttaatttaaaataaaaacactcAAGCCCAACTAATAAAATCCGGACCCAAATAAATATACCCAATaaattttagacccgacccggaccaaaaAACCCGAGCCCGACCCGCTTAAACACAAAACACAACTCTAGCCCCTCTTCCCTTCAACTTCTCACGGCAGCCTCACATGTTGGCCATTCGGCCGCCCTGCTCcagccacccctggccggagtcCCGCCCACAGAACCTCCCAGGGTCTTGTGGGTCCTTCCTGGTCTAGCCTTGGCTCAAACCATGCAATGCATGGCTCGGCCATGGCTGGTTTTCTCAAGCATAAAACCTGTGCACACATGCTTCTGCACACACTCACTTCCCTTTCCCTTTTCGACCTgatccggccaccactggctGGAGCCCCGGCTACTGGACCCTTCCAGGGTCCAGTCACAACATGTGACCCAGCCCTGGCCCGAGCCAAGCCATGCATGGCTCAGCCAAGGCTCTTAAATCCCATACAAAAATCTGTTCGCCTAGCTGCTGTCATAGCCCTTTCTTGCAAGGTTCCAGCAACTTTCAGCCCTGCACCATTCAACACCCATCCAAAACCGACCCAAAGGCCCTAGATCATACCCCAAACCAGTAGTCCAGCCCCTCGAACAGTCCTTACTCAGAAACATGATGAAACGTGAGCATACAACCAAAAAAACGTGAACTGTGCATGAACAATGAATCATCTCATTCAAATTTGTAAACACATGCATAATCTGATAATTCATCTTAAAAACAATGTAatatgatctaaatggtgttcaagaatggaAATCAAACGTGCCTCGATGATTATTTGCAATAAATAACGTTTATATCGCGCGTACGGTTTCtccgggacgaacggatctCAAAACCAATATAAAACCTTAAAAGCTCGGCTATGGGGCTGTGAAAACTCTTGTTGGAACGTGAAGATGGGGGGAGAAAGGatgagggaggcggctaggtgAGTTTACATAGGTTAAGGGGTAGGATTAGgttaaatctttaataaaacaAGCTTAAGATATTAactaattattgaattaataaaataaacttaaaactGTTAAACACAATAATTAAATCTGATATTTAACCTGAAATCCTGAAATATAAAAGTAGTGGATTTTTAAAGGttaataaaagtcataaaaataat comes from the Henckelia pumila isolate YLH828 chromosome 1, ASM3356847v2, whole genome shotgun sequence genome and includes:
- the LOC140875647 gene encoding aldehyde oxidase GLOX-like encodes the protein MKAPPSTLIILQHILIPLLLILPFHRNIHTLAAGKWDLLVPNMGISAMHMQLLNTDRVIIFDTTDFGASNISLPNGNCRNNSNNLTLKTDCTAHSVEYDVASNSVRPLTLITDPFCSSGAVSPDGTLVQVGGFNDGDHNVRIYKPCGGNSCDWQDNNVNALVQRRWYSTSHILPDGRLIIVGGRRQFSYEFFPKRSGADNAYSLPFLVQTNVPVLENNLYPFVFLNTDGNLFLFANNRAILFDYVKRVVAKNYPQIPGGDPRNYPSSGSAVLLPLKNSAGAEVMVCGGAPTGANGTFIGALNTCGRIRINDPNPSWTMETMPMGRVMGDMLLLPTGDVLIINGAGSGTAGWGSARNPVLSPVIYRPNNRVGSRFEVHNPSSRPRMYHSTAILIRDGRVLVSGNNPHVYYNFATNLFPTDLSIEAFSPPYLDPKFANLRPTIVSPPSQARIGYGQRIDVRFSIPPGRLNGSSVVVTMVAPSFVTHSFSMNQRLLILSGGNVTAVARSTYQIPVVAPGSGNLAPSGYYLLFVCHQGVPSVGIWVRIS